One Megalopta genalis isolate 19385.01 chromosome 5, iyMegGena1_principal, whole genome shotgun sequence DNA window includes the following coding sequences:
- the LOC117224027 gene encoding transmembrane protein 184C, whose product MASICRRWRLWILPVLTCLYALLIIILVPILLANSIENGFKKQDQGALVGGAFVLLALPIAFYEIVQHMIYYTQPRLQKYIIRILWMVPIYAVNAWLGLVYPEGSIYVDSLRECYEAYVIYNFMMYLLAYLNADRQLEHRLEISPQVHHMFPLCCLPDWEMGREFVHMCKHGILQYTAVRPISTLISFICELNGVYGEGEFRTDVAFPYMIAVNNLSQFVAMYCLVLFYRANAEALKPMKPVGKFLCIKAVVFFSFFQGVIVSLLVYFDVISSIFDTKDMDDIRNISSKLQDFLICIEMFLAAVAHHYSFSYKPFVNLAQGQAWWDAFRAMWDVSDVHNDIKEHLGVVGSSLSRRIRGRNAYQQAWGSATERTSLLPETPVIAARSAPACSFSGYNTAEIGQNDGVEAVPDVQDSSNAVKT is encoded by the exons ATGGCTTCTATTTGTCGCCGATGGAGACTATGGATTTTACCAGTTCTGACTTGTCTTTATGCCCTTCTTATTATTATCCTCGTGCCTATTTTGTTGGCAAACTCTATTGAGAATGGCTTCAAGAAGCAGGATCAGGGAGCATTGGTTGGGGGTGCATTCGTGTTGCTTGCATTACCGATTGCTTTTTATGAAATTGTGCAACACATGATATATTACACACAACCCAGGCTGCAGAAATATATAATCAG GATATTATGGATGGTACCAATATATGCAGTGAACGCT TGGCTTGGTCTGGTTTACCCAGAAGGGAGCATATATGTGGACAGTTTAAGGGAGTGTTACGAGGCTTATGTAATATACAATTTTATGATGTATTTATTGGCCTATTTAAACGCGGATCGTCAGCTAGAACACAGACTGGAAATCTCTCCTCAAGTGCATCATATGTTCCCATTGTGTTGTTTACCTGACTGGGAAATGGGAAGGGAGTTTGTACATATGTGCAAGCACGGAATATTACAGTACACTGCTGTTAGGCCTATATCAACTTTGATATCATT TATTTGCGAGCTTAACGGAGTATACGGAGAAGGAGAATTCAGAACGGACGTCGCGTTTCCTTATATGATAGCTGTAAATAACTTATCGCAATTTGTAGCCATGTACTGTCTGGTGCTTTTTTACCGTGCCAACGCAGAAGCTTTGAAGCCTATGAAGCCGGTCGGCAAGTTCTTGTGTATTAAAGCAGTCGTATTCTTCTCCTTTTT CCAAGGTGTAATTGTTTCGTTGTTGGTGTACTTCGATGTTATATCGAGTATATTTGACACAAAGGATATGGATGATATAAGGAATATATCGTCGAAACTGCAGGATTTTCTAATTTGCATCGAGATGTTCCTGGCTGCGGTTGCTCATCACTATAGCTTTTCTTACAAACCTTTTGTAAATCTAGCACAAGGTCAAGCATGGTGGGATGCATTCAG GGCCATGTGGGACGTCTCAGACGTACACAATGACATAAAAGAACACCTGGGCGTGGTGGGATCTTCATTGAGTCGCAGGATACGTGGTCGCAATGCTTATCAACAAGCGTGGGGTAGCGCCACGGAACGTACATCACTTTTACCTGAGACCCCGGTGATTGCGGCCAGAAGTGCACCCGCGTGTTCCTTTTCCGGTTACAATACGGCTGAGATTGGACAGAACGACGGCGTCGAAGCAGTTCCAGATGTGCAGGATAGCAGCAACGCGGTGAAGACGTAA
- the LOC117224026 gene encoding uncharacterized protein LOC117224026, with amino-acid sequence MEVTTEESQTVLLEGMEGTQYITIQRADGESLGKSVPLLTLNGELISEGMVVDMINAGVGTDYATATQYYEADDLLQHELTEEDRRLAAALVAVQLQQQQKQQQLHNQSQHDDSTLPDVSHLETLTPVNTYSIQTVTQSNGPPVYPTLQPFKRISHNVKQEFINVKSEYDLDVSAESSEDTVATSGPKRSLPHKKRIPRKLKQQTRKSSAKKDSNKSNANAAKAESIGDVQAHLFKCELCSSRFSSQLKFFEHLKVHYEPVKQETRIAQATNTNITISVPESVQNLQNTVIEEFSEPEDLMEGIRGVVEETGAHIDDDTESPLSTVNNESPLWTITDVTEHVHRDHVKPSTVNEQDLHEKEKTDIPQTSKKKKIFKARKSSDELTCPQCDRSFHHKNSLVYHMRSHSGERPHQCEVCGKSFFAASALKVHKRLHSGDKPYKCEECGRHFRQWGDLKYHSTSIHSEQKQYQCEYCGKDFARKYSLIVHRRIHTGEKNYRCEYCNKTFRASSYLQNHRRIHTGEKPHPCTVCGKPFRVRSDMKRHMHTHSRNRPEGRSLSRVITVKNIEDENDKKAQAKTIQDLVRDLKLEVEANGVVEIIPPDDNPESILPHSGGQTLEYTVTTTSDTNPERDPLEAVVRTTDNMQYFFM; translated from the exons ATGGAAGTCACAACAGAAGAGAGTCAAACTGTCTTGCTAGAAGGAATGGAAGGTACACAATATATCACCATACAAAGGGCAGATGGAGAATCTCTGGGCAAGAGTGTACCACTTTTAACTTTGAATGGAGAGCTAATCTCTGAAGGAATGGTTGTTGATATGATCAATGCTGGCGTTGGAACAGACTATGCTACTGCAACACAATATtacgaagcagatgatttattACAGCATGAATTAACAGAG GAAGATCGTAGATTGGCAGCAGCTCTGGTTGCAGTTCAGTTGCAGCAACAACAGAAGCAGCAGCAACTTCATAATCAGTCCCAACATGATGATTCAACATTGCCAGATGTTTCTCATTTAGAGACTTTAACACCTGTTAATACTTATTCCATTCAAACTGTAACACAGTCAAATGGTCCACCAGTATATCCAACTTTACAACCTTTCAAACGAATTTCACATAATGTGAAACAAGAATTCATAAATGTGAAGAGTGAATACGACCTCGATGTGTCTGCAGAAAGTAGCGAAGACACTGTAGCAACTTCTGGACCAAAGAGGTCTTTGCCTCACAAAAAGAGAATTCCTCGTAAATTGAAGCAGCAGACCAGAAAGAGCTCTGCAAAGAAAGATAGCAACAAGTCAAATGCAAATGCTGCAAAAGCAGAATCAATTGGAGATGTGCAAGCTCATTTATTTAAGTGCGAGCTGTGTAGCTCTAGGTTTAGCAGTCAATTAAAATTTTTTGAGCATCTTAAG GTACACTATGAGCCTGTGAAGCAGGAAACCAGAATAGCACAAGCAACAAATACCAATATTACAATATCTGTACCAGAGTCTGTACAAAATCTACAAAATACTGTAATTGAGGAGTTCAGTGAACCGGAAGACCTCATGGAAGGCATTCGAGGTGTtg TGGAAGAAACTGGTGCTCACATAGATGATGATACAGAATCCCCCCTATCTACCGTAAATAATGAATCACCATTGTGGACTATTACAGATGTTACAGAACATGTACACAGGGACCATGTAAAACCGTCGACTGTTAATGAGCAGGATTTGCATGAAAAAGAAAAGACTGACATTCCACAAACatcgaaaaagaagaaaattttcaaaGCTCGGAAATCCA GTGATGAATTAACATGCCCTCAATGTGATCGGTCATTCCACCATAAAAATAGTTTAGTGTATCACATGCGATCTCACAGTGGGGAACGGCCACATCAATGTGAAGTCTGTGGTAAAAGCTTCTTTGCAGCGAGCGCATTAAAG GTGCACAAACGGCTTCATAGTGGCGACAAGCCGTATAAATGCGAGGAATGCGGTCGACATTTCCGTCAATGGGGAGACTTGAAATACCACTCAACAAGCATTCACTCGGAACAAAAACAGTACCAATGTGAATACTGTGGGAAAGACTTTGCTAGAAAATATTCCTTAATTGTTCACAGAAGGATCCATACAGGCGAGAAGAATTATCGATGCGAGTACTGCAACAAAACGTTCAGAGCGAGTAGTTACCTACAAAATCACCGACGCATACATACTGGAGAAAAACCACATCCATGTACAGTCTGTGGGAAGCCTTTCCGAGTGCGGAGTGATATGAAGAGACATATGCACACACATTCTAGAAACAGACCTGAAGGGAGGTCTTTGAGCAGGGTGATTACAGTGAAGAACATAGAAgacgagaacgacaagaaagCGCAAGCAAAAACGATCCAAGATCTCGTAAGAGATCTGAAACTAGAAGTGGAAGCTAACGGCGTCGTGGAAATTATTCCGCCAGATGATAATCCTGAAAGTATTTTACCACATTCAGGAGGTCAGACTTTAGAATACACAGTGACCACTACGTCAGATACTAATCCAGAGAGAGATCCATTGGAAGCGGTTGTACGTACTACTGACAACAT GCAGTACTTCTTTATGTAA